One genomic window of Nakamurella panacisegetis includes the following:
- the fusA gene encoding elongation factor G has translation MAPNALDKTRNIGIMAHIDAGKTTTTERILFYTGITYKIGEVHDGGAVMDWMEQEQERGITITSAATTTHWKGHKINIIDTPGHVDFTVEVERSLRVLDGAVAVYDGVAGVEPQTEQVWRQAEKYHVPRMCFVNKLDRTGANFFRCVDMMVTRLNATPAVLQLPIGAEADFIGVVDLLNMRALTWRGETAKGEDYAIEEIPADMLEQAQEYREKLVETISENDDEAMEAFLVGEELSVEALNAALRRATIAGKVNPVTCGSAFKNKGVQPMLDAVVAYLPSPLDVGATHGTLQDGVTEATREPDPKDSFSGLAFKVATDPHLGKLTFVRVYSGTLNSGTQVVNATKDRKERIGKIYQMHANKREELASVSAGDIVAVMGLKQTTTGDTLADPAKPIVLESMTFPEPVIEVAIEPKTKSDQEKLGTAIQKLAEEDPTFKVHQDDDTGQTVIGGMGELHLDILVDRMKREFNVEANIGKPQVAYRETIRGKVEKYSYTHKKQTGGSGQFAKILITVEPLDLATSEGATYEFVNAVTGGRIPREYIPSVDAGAQDALQYGVLAGFPMLGVKLTLIDGAYHEVDSSEMAFKIAGSIAMKEAARLANPVLLEPLMSVEVVTPEENMGDVIGDLNSRRGQIQGMDERSGARVVTALVPLSEMFGYVGDLRSKTAGRASYSMVFSTYAEVPTNVAKVIIAKQNGE, from the coding sequence GTGGCACCCAACGCCCTCGACAAGACCCGGAACATCGGGATCATGGCGCACATCGACGCGGGTAAGACCACCACGACCGAGCGCATTCTGTTCTACACCGGTATCACGTACAAGATCGGTGAGGTTCACGACGGCGGCGCCGTCATGGACTGGATGGAGCAGGAGCAGGAGCGTGGCATCACGATCACGTCCGCGGCCACCACGACCCACTGGAAGGGTCACAAGATCAACATCATCGACACGCCCGGCCACGTGGACTTCACGGTCGAGGTCGAGCGGTCGCTGCGTGTTCTTGACGGCGCGGTCGCCGTGTACGACGGAGTCGCCGGCGTCGAGCCGCAGACCGAGCAGGTCTGGCGTCAGGCCGAGAAGTACCACGTCCCGCGGATGTGCTTCGTCAACAAGCTCGACCGGACCGGCGCGAACTTCTTCCGCTGCGTCGACATGATGGTCACCCGGCTCAACGCCACGCCGGCTGTGCTGCAGCTGCCGATCGGCGCCGAGGCCGACTTCATCGGTGTCGTCGATCTGCTCAACATGCGGGCCCTGACCTGGCGCGGCGAGACCGCCAAGGGTGAGGACTACGCGATCGAAGAGATCCCGGCCGACATGCTGGAGCAGGCTCAGGAGTACCGCGAGAAGCTCGTCGAGACGATCTCCGAGAACGACGACGAGGCCATGGAGGCCTTCCTCGTCGGTGAGGAGCTGTCGGTCGAGGCGCTCAACGCTGCTCTGCGCCGGGCCACGATCGCCGGCAAGGTCAACCCGGTCACCTGCGGATCGGCGTTCAAGAACAAGGGCGTCCAGCCCATGCTCGACGCCGTCGTCGCCTATCTGCCGTCGCCGTTGGATGTCGGGGCCACCCACGGAACGCTGCAGGACGGCGTCACCGAGGCGACCCGCGAGCCCGACCCGAAGGACAGCTTCTCCGGTCTGGCGTTCAAGGTCGCGACCGACCCGCACCTGGGCAAGCTCACGTTCGTCCGGGTCTACTCCGGCACGCTCAACTCCGGCACCCAGGTCGTCAACGCGACCAAGGACCGCAAGGAGCGGATCGGCAAGATCTACCAGATGCACGCCAACAAGCGTGAGGAACTGGCATCGGTCTCGGCCGGCGACATCGTGGCCGTCATGGGTCTGAAGCAGACCACCACCGGGGACACCCTGGCCGATCCGGCCAAGCCCATCGTCCTTGAGTCGATGACGTTCCCGGAGCCGGTCATCGAGGTGGCCATCGAGCCGAAGACGAAGTCGGACCAGGAGAAGCTGGGCACGGCCATCCAGAAGCTGGCCGAGGAGGACCCGACGTTCAAGGTCCACCAGGACGACGACACCGGCCAGACCGTCATCGGCGGTATGGGCGAGCTCCACCTGGACATCCTCGTCGACCGGATGAAGCGTGAGTTCAACGTCGAGGCCAACATCGGCAAGCCGCAGGTCGCCTACCGCGAAACCATCCGCGGCAAGGTCGAGAAGTACAGCTACACCCACAAGAAGCAGACCGGTGGATCCGGGCAGTTCGCGAAGATCCTCATCACGGTCGAGCCGCTCGATCTGGCGACTTCCGAGGGTGCGACGTACGAGTTCGTCAATGCCGTCACCGGTGGACGTATCCCGCGTGAGTACATCCCGTCGGTGGATGCCGGCGCCCAGGACGCCCTGCAGTACGGCGTACTGGCCGGCTTCCCGATGCTCGGGGTCAAGCTGACCCTGATCGACGGTGCCTACCACGAGGTCGACTCATCGGAAATGGCGTTCAAGATCGCCGGTTCCATCGCGATGAAGGAAGCGGCCCGTCTGGCCAATCCGGTGTTGCTGGAGCCGCTGATGAGTGTCGAGGTCGTCACCCCGGAAGAGAACATGGGCGACGTCATCGGCGACCTGAACTCCCGTCGTGGGCAGATCCAGGGCATGGACGAGCGCTCCGGCGCCCGCGTCGTGACCGCGCTGGTTCCGCTGTCGGAGATGTTCGGTTACGTCGGCGACCTGCGGTCCAAGACCGCCGGGCGCGCCTCGTACTCGATGGTCTTCAGCACGTACGCGGAGGTTCCGACCAACGTGGCGAAGGTCATCATCGCCAAGCAGAACGGCGAGTAG
- a CDS encoding carbohydrate ABC transporter permease, with the protein MTTTAIPATGAHKQLKEGGAGKRKAGGIIATVGTWIIGLIFIAPVFFMVLTSFHAEAQASLNAPNLFAPLTLDGYREFFGSKSGQSPWPFLLNSLLDSVVSTLLVLVLAIPAAYALSVKPVKKWTDVMFFFLSTKFLPAAAGLVPLFVIANNIGALNHSWFLIILYTAMNLPIAVWMMRSFLADIPPALFEAASLDGAGLAKTLTRVVAPIAMPGIASTSLICFIFAWNELLMANLLTSSQQAQTAPVFLTSFITSQGLFLAKVSAAAFAVSVPVLVAGFAAQDKLVQGLSLGAVK; encoded by the coding sequence ATGACCACCACTGCGATCCCGGCCACCGGGGCCCACAAGCAGTTGAAGGAGGGTGGCGCCGGCAAGAGGAAGGCCGGCGGCATCATCGCCACCGTCGGCACCTGGATCATCGGTCTGATCTTCATCGCGCCGGTGTTCTTCATGGTGCTGACCAGCTTCCACGCGGAGGCCCAGGCCTCGCTGAACGCGCCCAACCTGTTCGCCCCGCTCACCCTGGATGGATACCGCGAGTTCTTCGGCTCCAAGTCCGGCCAGAGCCCGTGGCCCTTCCTGCTCAACTCCCTGCTGGACTCGGTCGTCTCCACCCTGCTCGTGCTGGTCCTGGCGATCCCCGCCGCCTACGCCCTGTCGGTCAAGCCGGTCAAGAAGTGGACCGACGTGATGTTCTTCTTCCTGTCGACCAAGTTCCTGCCGGCCGCTGCCGGCCTGGTGCCGTTGTTCGTCATCGCCAACAACATCGGCGCCCTGAACCACTCCTGGTTCCTGATCATCCTGTACACCGCGATGAACCTGCCGATCGCCGTGTGGATGATGCGGTCCTTCCTGGCCGACATCCCACCGGCCCTGTTCGAGGCGGCCTCGCTGGACGGCGCCGGGCTGGCCAAGACCCTCACCCGGGTCGTCGCCCCGATCGCCATGCCGGGCATCGCCTCGACCTCGTTGATCTGCTTCATCTTCGCCTGGAACGAACTGCTGATGGCCAACCTGCTGACCTCGAGCCAGCAGGCGCAGACGGCACCGGTGTTCCTGACCAGCTTCATCACCTCGCAGGGTCTGTTCCTGGCCAAGGTCTCGGCCGCCGCGTTCGCGGTGTCCGTACCCGTCCTGGTGGCCGGCTTCGCGGCGCAGGACAAACTGGTGCAGGGTCTGTCCCTCGGCGCGGTCAAGTAG
- a CDS encoding DeoR/GlpR family DNA-binding transcription regulator, which translates to MNAKQGEERRRLILAQARGAGHIAVTEIADELDVAAETVRRDLKVLEDHGLLRRTHGGAYPVEGVGFESNIAHRSESWVPEKRRIAVAAAEQLGPAETVYLDEGFTPQLVAEELVNSGRALTVVTSSLATAGILAACAAINVILLGGRVRGRTLATVDHWATAMLSDLVIDLAVMGANGLTRDRGLTVPDSAVAAVKAKAMAVSRRKVFVGIHTKFGVTSFCRFSDVGDFETLITDTTLSAHEAHRYSALGPQVIRV; encoded by the coding sequence ATGAACGCGAAGCAGGGCGAGGAGCGTCGTCGGCTGATCCTGGCCCAGGCCAGGGGCGCCGGTCATATCGCCGTCACCGAGATCGCCGACGAGCTGGACGTGGCCGCCGAGACCGTCCGCCGGGATCTGAAGGTGCTGGAGGATCACGGCCTCCTGCGCCGGACCCACGGCGGTGCCTATCCGGTCGAAGGGGTCGGCTTCGAATCGAACATCGCTCACCGCAGCGAATCCTGGGTCCCGGAGAAGCGGCGCATCGCCGTCGCCGCCGCCGAGCAGCTGGGCCCGGCCGAGACCGTCTACCTGGACGAGGGTTTCACGCCGCAACTGGTCGCCGAGGAGCTGGTGAACTCCGGCCGCGCGCTGACCGTGGTGACATCCTCACTGGCCACCGCGGGCATCCTGGCCGCCTGCGCGGCGATCAACGTGATCCTGCTCGGCGGCCGGGTCCGCGGGCGCACACTGGCCACCGTCGACCACTGGGCCACCGCGATGCTGTCCGATCTGGTCATCGACCTGGCCGTGATGGGAGCCAACGGGCTCACCCGTGATCGCGGCCTCACCGTTCCCGACAGCGCCGTAGCCGCGGTCAAGGCCAAGGCGATGGCCGTCTCGCGACGCAAGGTGTTCGTCGGGATCCACACCAAGTTCGGCGTCACCAGCTTCTGTCGGTTCTCCGACGTCGGCGACTTCGAAACCCTCATCACCGACACCACACTCTCGGCCCACGAGGCCCACCGTTACAGCGCACTCGGCCCACAAGTGATCCGGGTCTGA
- a CDS encoding carbohydrate ABC transporter permease, translated as MTVTDQPRTALSAQDPAVRDANRRARKEGWTRRGPLLPALVFTIVITQLPFLATLVFSFRRWNTNHPNRYGWAGFDNYVKVFKDKQMLKDIWHTVELTVTVVLVSLVLGLCIALLLNRKFMGRGAVRTMMIAPFLIVPVAAALFFKFGMFDPNIGLLNGVLTTVHHWFSPNAAPTAIDITGPHPMLAVQIALIWQWTPFMTLILLAGLQSRPGDVLEAASVDGATPWQTFTNITLPHMRQYLELAGLLGAIYIIQNFDAVFTITPLNVNTENLPNKIYQTIFSSNDNGLASAQGVIIVIGTIIIATFALRTVSSLFKEENAR; from the coding sequence ATGACCGTCACTGATCAACCACGGACGGCGCTGTCCGCCCAAGACCCTGCGGTGCGGGATGCCAACCGCCGGGCCCGGAAAGAGGGCTGGACTCGCCGGGGTCCGCTGCTTCCCGCTCTCGTCTTCACCATCGTCATCACGCAGCTGCCGTTCCTGGCCACGCTCGTGTTCTCCTTCCGGCGCTGGAACACCAACCACCCGAACCGCTACGGCTGGGCCGGGTTCGACAACTACGTCAAGGTGTTCAAGGACAAGCAGATGCTCAAGGACATCTGGCACACCGTGGAGCTGACCGTCACGGTCGTCCTGGTGTCACTCGTCCTCGGGCTCTGCATCGCGCTGCTGCTCAACCGCAAGTTCATGGGCCGCGGCGCCGTTCGCACCATGATGATCGCGCCGTTCTTGATCGTGCCCGTGGCCGCCGCCCTGTTCTTCAAGTTCGGCATGTTCGACCCGAACATCGGTCTGCTCAACGGCGTGCTGACCACCGTGCACCACTGGTTCTCCCCGAACGCGGCGCCGACGGCCATCGACATCACCGGCCCGCACCCGATGCTCGCCGTGCAGATCGCCCTGATCTGGCAGTGGACGCCGTTCATGACCCTGATCCTGCTGGCCGGACTGCAGTCCCGCCCGGGTGACGTGCTGGAGGCGGCCTCGGTGGACGGCGCCACTCCGTGGCAGACCTTCACCAACATCACGCTCCCGCACATGCGGCAGTACCTGGAGCTCGCCGGCCTGCTCGGTGCCATCTACATCATCCAGAACTTCGACGCCGTCTTCACCATCACGCCGTTGAACGTCAACACCGAGAACCTGCCCAACAAGATCTACCAAACGATCTTCAGCTCGAATGACAACGGGCTCGCGTCCGCCCAGGGCGTGATCATCGTGATCGGCACGATCATCATCGCGACCTTCGCCCTGCGCACCGTGTCCAGTCTGTTCAAAGAGGAGAACGCGCGATGA
- a CDS encoding ABC transporter substrate-binding protein, protein MRWTNKAAIAAGCAAMLVTAACSSSSSSGGSTSSTSAASAAASSAPAGSAPAGSSSAAASAPAGSGSSSAPAASGGSTAAPAADPFLDKSNAGTTINVLMVNNPQMVALQALTKDNFTAQTGINVNYTVLPENDMRNKASLEFKNQAGQYDVATLSNFEAPIYAKNGWLTDLTPYTQKDTGFNQGDIFPALTSSLSSDGKIYGEPFYGESSFLMYRKDVFAAKGLTMPANPTWDEVSALAAKVDGAQSGMKGICLRGEPGWGQLGAPLTTVVNTFGGTWFDKDWNAQVNAQPFKDATNFYVNLVKAHGEVGASTAGFTECLTAMEQSKVAMWYDATSAAGSLEGSGSPVAGKVGYAQAPVKMTKSSGWLYAWSWMMEKKTTKADAAWKFISWASSAQYENLVGQKNGWATVPSGKRTSLYSNADYTKAASAFAPATLEALKNANPTNPGTQPRPTVGIQFVDIPEFTDLGDKVTALISSAISGSGSVDDALNQGQTLAESVASNYK, encoded by the coding sequence ATGCGCTGGACCAACAAGGCGGCAATCGCCGCCGGCTGCGCCGCGATGCTCGTCACCGCGGCGTGCAGCAGCTCCTCGTCAAGCGGAGGCTCGACGTCGTCGACCTCCGCTGCTTCCGCGGCGGCCAGCTCGGCTCCGGCCGGGTCGGCCCCGGCCGGCTCCTCCTCGGCCGCCGCCTCGGCACCGGCCGGCAGTGGTTCGTCCTCGGCCCCTGCCGCGTCCGGGGGTAGTACTGCGGCCCCGGCCGCCGACCCGTTCCTGGACAAGTCCAACGCGGGTACGACCATCAACGTGCTGATGGTCAACAACCCCCAGATGGTTGCGTTGCAGGCGTTGACCAAGGACAACTTCACGGCCCAGACCGGCATCAACGTGAACTACACGGTGCTGCCCGAGAACGACATGCGGAACAAGGCCTCCCTGGAGTTCAAGAACCAGGCCGGCCAGTACGACGTCGCCACCCTGTCCAACTTCGAGGCGCCGATCTACGCCAAGAACGGCTGGCTGACCGATCTCACGCCGTACACCCAGAAGGACACCGGCTTCAATCAAGGCGACATCTTCCCCGCCCTGACCTCGTCGCTGTCCAGCGACGGCAAGATCTACGGCGAGCCGTTCTACGGTGAGTCGTCGTTCCTGATGTACCGCAAGGACGTCTTCGCGGCCAAGGGTCTGACCATGCCGGCCAACCCGACCTGGGACGAGGTTTCCGCCCTGGCGGCCAAGGTGGACGGCGCGCAGTCGGGTATGAAGGGCATCTGCCTCCGCGGCGAGCCCGGATGGGGCCAGCTCGGCGCCCCGCTGACCACGGTGGTCAACACGTTCGGTGGCACCTGGTTCGATAAGGACTGGAACGCCCAGGTCAACGCCCAGCCGTTCAAGGACGCCACCAACTTCTACGTGAACCTGGTCAAGGCCCACGGCGAGGTGGGTGCGTCCACCGCCGGCTTCACCGAGTGCCTGACCGCCATGGAGCAGTCGAAGGTTGCCATGTGGTACGACGCGACGTCGGCCGCCGGTTCGCTCGAAGGCTCCGGTTCGCCGGTCGCGGGCAAGGTCGGGTACGCGCAGGCTCCGGTCAAGATGACGAAGTCCTCGGGCTGGCTGTACGCCTGGTCCTGGATGATGGAGAAGAAGACGACCAAGGCCGATGCGGCCTGGAAGTTCATCTCCTGGGCCTCCTCCGCCCAGTACGAGAACCTGGTCGGCCAGAAGAACGGCTGGGCCACCGTCCCGTCGGGCAAGCGCACCTCGCTGTACTCCAACGCGGACTACACCAAGGCCGCCTCCGCCTTCGCCCCGGCGACCCTGGAAGCCCTGAAGAACGCCAACCCGACCAACCCCGGCACCCAGCCGCGGCCCACGGTCGGTATCCAGTTCGTCGACATCCCTGAGTTCACCGATCTCGGTGACAAGGTGACCGCCCTGATCTCATCGGCGATCTCGGGATCCGGCTCCGTGGATGACGCGCTCAACCAGGGCCAGACCCTGGCCGAGTCCGTGGCCTCGAACTACAAGTAG
- the rpsG gene encoding 30S ribosomal protein S7, which yields MPRKGPAPKRPLVADPVYNSPLVTQLVNKVLQDGKRSIAQAIVYGALEGCREKSGTDPVVTLKRALDNVRPSLEVRSRRVGGATYQVPVEVRVPRQTTLALRWLVGYSKARREKTMTERLMNELLDASNGLGAAVKRREDTHKMAESNKAFAHYRW from the coding sequence ATGCCCCGCAAAGGCCCCGCACCGAAGCGGCCGCTGGTCGCCGATCCGGTCTACAACTCCCCGCTGGTGACCCAGCTGGTCAACAAGGTCCTGCAGGACGGCAAGCGCTCCATCGCGCAGGCCATCGTGTACGGCGCGCTGGAAGGCTGCCGCGAGAAGAGTGGCACCGACCCGGTCGTCACCCTCAAGCGTGCGCTGGACAACGTCCGCCCGTCGCTCGAGGTGCGCAGCCGTCGTGTCGGTGGCGCCACCTACCAGGTGCCGGTCGAGGTCCGCGTCCCGCGGCAGACGACCCTGGCCCTGCGTTGGCTGGTCGGCTACTCGAAGGCCCGTCGTGAGAAGACCATGACGGAACGTCTGATGAACGAGCTCCTGGACGCCAGCAATGGTCTGGGTGCCGCCGTCAAGCGTCGCGAGGACACCCACAAGATGGCCGAGTCCAACAAGGCCTTCGCTCACTACCGCTGGTAG
- the rpsL gene encoding 30S ribosomal protein S12 gives MPTIQQLVRKGRQDKSSKTKTPALKGSPQRRGVCTRVYTTTPKKPNSALRKVARVKLTSQVEVTAYIPGEGHNLQEHSIVLVRGGRVKDLPGVRYKIIRGSLDTQGVKNRKQARSRYGAKKEKS, from the coding sequence ATGCCAACGATTCAACAGCTCGTCCGAAAGGGCCGGCAGGACAAGAGCAGCAAGACCAAGACGCCCGCCCTCAAGGGCAGCCCCCAGCGTCGCGGTGTGTGCACTCGCGTCTACACGACCACCCCGAAGAAGCCGAACTCGGCTCTGCGCAAGGTCGCCCGCGTCAAGCTGACCAGCCAGGTCGAGGTCACTGCCTACATCCCGGGCGAGGGTCACAACCTGCAGGAGCACTCCATCGTGCTCGTCCGCGGCGGCCGGGTGAAGGACCTCCCCGGTGTCCGTTACAAGATCATCCGCGGCTCGCTCGACACCCAGGGCGTCAAGAACCGCAAGCAGGCTCGGAGCCGCTACGGCGCCAAGAAGGAGAAGAGCTAA